The DNA segment GTGTGGTGGTGATTCCTACATGTTCTTTTGATTACAAGGCAAGTAGAAACTGGAGAACAGAAATATGGCACATTGCCTTTGAGCaggcttgcctttttttttttttttttttattacagggGGTTTTCGCTTCTTCATTCTAAAAGTTTCACTGAGAACAAATGCTTACCAAACTGGGAGAGGGATGAATAAACTCCTACTAAACTAAGAATAGCAATTCCCCGTCCCTTGTCCCCCTCTTCCCATGTATCCAAATGGATGAGGAGAAATATATAGGATTGCATTACCTCGGTCATTTTTGGCTTCCTGGAGCTGGATGGGACaagcctgcctgcctctggACGTGGAGCAGTAGCCATGGTGTAGGTTTCCTTGCTCACCTTCTGCTTGGACCTCAGGAGGGACAGGGCTGCTTTAGTAGATATACCTGGAAGGTTAGGATTATACAAGCTAATACACCAGCTGGCATACACTGAAGACCGTCGATCAACTTGCTGGATATGATTTGGCTTTATGTAGTTTAAATAGCACCAACTGACATTAGTGGTTGTGTGGAGACTGGGGAACTGAAGTACCTTCTTCATGTCTGTACCTTCTCGAGACTTCATTGCACTATGAGTGACCTCGGACAGAGGTGCAGCGCTTGCAGGGTTTGGTGGAGACTGCTCCACCAGTTCTTTGGAGTCTTCTTTCTTCACGGGTTGCAAAGATGCCTTGCTGAGGAACTGCTTGCCAGCTGGCTGCTTATACTCTTCCAGTGCCTCAAAACTTGGAGAACCTGAATGGGACACAGCTTGCTGCAAAGTACTTGGGATTTCCTTTGGCTCTGGCTGCTCTAAAGACAAACTAGGTGGTGTTTCAACTTCGACCCTGCCTTGGCTTTCTGCAAGAAAGTGAGATTTATcctgctttttcccttcctctatTGCACTGGGTGGCTTCACCACTTCCaacttctcttctgcttcagacacctcctcctctttcactcttttctgttgttgtgtTTCCATTGTCAGCTCCAAACTTCCAGCTGGAGAGAGCATCCTTTTGCTTCCGCCGACTGTTGATGGGCCTCCTTCCAGTCCGAGGACGTTGTCTGATGGGGAGGTGAGTGGCATGTAGCCTTTTCGCTCTGGTAAGGGTAAGGGCACTCTCAGATAGGGGCTCTGGAAAATGCTCCTTTGATCCTCCGTGATCATCTGTGCCAGATCGAAACCTAGTCCATGAACATCAGCGCTACAGACTAGGGTGCCCTTGGGCTGGCGATCATCAAATTTCGGGAGGACAATAGAAGAGGAACTGCACTGGGACTGCGTGACCAGGATCTGGGACAGCGTTGTGTACATTGCGCTCCCATAGGACGGCATATTTGTCTGGATGCGAACAGGGACAACAAGTGACACCATTGGGTCTGACCTTGTAGGAACGACGAGCTGAGATGTGGACACAGACACCGAAGGACTTGTTGTGCACGTCAGAGGGTGCAACCTACTGTCCGAGCCATATTCTGTGCACGGGGAAAGATTGGAggttcctgctgctgggaataTACTGGATTTGATCTGTGGTAAATGTCCACCAGCTTCACCTGGCAACTGGAGAGCAAACTGGGactgaagaggcagaaaaaaggcTGAAGGGATCGGTGAGGAGCCAGGGTAATGCACTGGCAGGAATGAAGGATGCTGCCTGAAAGGCATGTCGGCAGGGTGTGACATTAACGGAGGAGCGATATGAAGCGGGCCTGGGTGGATGAGCGTTTGGGGGAGGGGCAGTGGTGGGCTCTGAAATATGGAAGGAGGAATCTGGGGCATGGTGAACTGAGCAGAGAGGATGTCGGACATAGTGTGCGCAGCAAAGAGCTCCGCAGACTGCCCGGGctgaggcaggaggtgctggtaGGGAAAGATAGAAACCTGCGGGGACATGAACTGCTTTTCATGCAGTGTTAGCTGTGGTACGGGATGGTGAAACACTTGCAAAGCTTCTGTGTATGGCTGGGTGTATGCTGGCGGAGGGCTGTCTTTTGGCTGACTCTTTTCACTAGGGTAAGTACCATGAGACGGCAAAGGGGATGAAGATGTCAGCTGATGGGGCAGACTTGTTGAAGGAGATTTACTTGAAGAAGGAACGGGATCTTCTGTCTCTGGCCGGCCTGCTGGGGTTGAGTCTGGCTCATGCTCTGGGTGTCTGCTGAGGGATGCTTGCCTGACCAGAAagcatttccttctctcctgtgGAGCTGAGGAGGCTGAAGGGCCGGGGGTGGAGGCAGGAGTGGATGACAAGCTCCCATAGTCAAATGATTTACTGCGGGTCTCTGACATCTGGGAAGGATGTGACACGTTCGGTGTCTGCTCAGAAGCAGATCTCCGCATTTCCCTGGAATGATGATGGTGGCTTGGTACCATCAACATATGTGAGCCAACACCAGGCGGCTTTGGGTGGGACTCGGAGGGCTGGCTACTTGACTCGGACTTGCTGTGATCTTCACGATCGAACGAGACAGAGTGGCTGGAACTGTGGGATATGCTGCTTTCCTGACTTGGGCTTCGGGTGAGAGAGACTGATTCAAAACTGGACTCTCCGGAGGACTGAGCCATTTCTGCCAGCCGCAGCCTCTTCTTTTTCGGTGGGAGTTTCTCCGCAGGGAGCTGAGAAAGTGTCTGGCTCCTCTGCGGCCACTGAAATTCCTCCGTTTTCTCTGGCTCTTTTGGAGGAGGCTCCAGCTCTGTTTCTGGTCTGTCAGGCTCTTCAGTGACCAGAATCTCGGGGACCTGGATGTTGGGCTGGCGTACCAGCTTGGGCTGCAGGGAGTGAGGCGGGCGGCTctgctgggggggcagctgAGAGGAGTACTGCGACAAGGGTTTGTCTTCCTCCAAGCTGCTCGCCTGCTCGATAGAATCAGACTTCTCAAAGGAGCTCGTATGCTGGATGACAGATATCTCCTTTGAGGTTGTTCTCCTCTCTTTACCCTCCGCACTTGAAGCCGGTTTGGTATTCCTGGGATGAAAGCTGCCACTGATATCAGAAGGTGTGGATTTACATGTATCTGCTGGTGACTTAATGGATTCACGGGTCAGGTTTAAAGCGACATCAGATGATGCTGGGTTTGCAAACTGAGTTGTTGGCCCAGCACTGGAGGAAGGAGTGTCAGACAACTCGAAAGCTGGAGGCTCCTCGTCATCACCGAGACTCTTTTCCTTTCGCCTCTTTCGTAGTGGGGTGAGCTCCAAACTGCTCCCTAGCTTGTAATGCATGATCTGGGGCCATGTGTCAGGATCCGCAACACTTTTCTCAGTCTCTGAAGAGGTATGGGAAGTGGAAGAATGAGGCTTTGAGAGCTGCAGTTCTGAACAGTAGTATTTCTTATGGGCTTCGTAATTGTCCCTTTTCTTATAGCGAGCACCACATATGTTACACTCATACATGAACCCTTTAACTTTCGGACCCTTCCGTGACTTTTTGGTAAGATCGCTTTCCTTGGTTTCAGGCTCCTCGGGAGGTTTGGAAACAGTTTCTTTGTTCGTGGAGCTAACCTCCTCTGAGATGTATTCCACTCCCAAAGGTAGCTCAATAGCTGGTTGTCGTTTTAGCATTCGAGGATGCGAAGAAAAAGCTTGACTGCGGCTTAAGACTTCAGGCTCCATGATGTGATCATCAAATGAATAGCTACCTCTAAAGGTATGTGGGGAGCTTATAGTGCATGCAGCAGAAGGCATTGAGTGGCTTCTTAGGAGAGGCACTGTCTCTGTGGCACTGTGGGATTGCTGAAGTGACAACAATGATTGTTCGGGCTTAATTTTTTCACCGTGGGATGTCAACACTTTTGATGCATCCAACTGGCTACTGGAACCAGACTTGATATCAAACTGAAACGGTTCCCTATATACACCAGACTTTGGAGATTCAATGCTGCTACGTCTAGATAAAGAGCTTCTTCTAGGCTTAACGCTATCTATTTCACTGGTATCTACAACAGCTTCATTAATTGTAATTAGCTTAGTGATGTGTTCAATGACCTGTGTTCTAGGCACAGATAATGGTACCATACTAGGTTTCTCTTCGGTAGACAAGTGTGGAAACCCCTGGGTTGTGTTTGCAGCTAACGCTGCAGTCCTTTGCCCAATCCTACCACATTtcccaaaaataatttctgcataaGATTTTGCATTAGTATTTGGTGGGCTGATCTGCTGCTCCGCACTTTCTGATCGTGAGAAGTAGCCTGACTCGGTActccctttgctcccagggctcaGGAAAGCTTGTTCATCTATCACCTTCTTCCGTTCGCTTAAGCGGAGTGCAAGCTTCTGCTTTATAGTATGGGTATCTTCAGATTTATGGCTCAGAGCATGGTCTGACGAGGGCTCCACGAACTGGCTGCTGTCCTCAAGAGATTGGGACATACTGGAATGAGACAATGAACACCGGTCATGGCTGGAGCCTTGGCTCCCCCCACTCAGCAGGCTGCTGGACAGCAGGGTGTGCTTCCGCCTCGGCGACAGCTCTACTGAGTGGCCTGACATCGCACCCGTTTCCTCCTCTGAATCTgtgctttctccttctgttgGCTCTTCGAAGTCCTCCCCACCAATCCTTTCCATTTCCAAGCTCGATGGATACATCTCTGCTCCGATCCCTGAGGCCAGCCCAGCTTTTATTCGATGAGCATGAGATTTCCTATGTTTATATAAGTTGCTCTTAGtcttaaaagaaaagccacatGGAATGCAAGGGTATGGCCTCTCACCCGTGTGTGACCTGATATGTTTTTGGAGCACACTTGGCTTCGCACAAGGCCTGCTGCAGTACTGGCAAATATATTTGCCTGGCTTCtgaggtttcttttccttcttgtgcaCTTCCTCAGCTTGTTTTAAGGAAACTTGTGAAGGGCGAGGGATATAGACCTTTTGAACAGATGGCATGTCCTCTCCAGGAATGATTGGTGAATGGGAAGGTAGGAGCTGGCCGTGGTGAGAGTGAAGCCCAGGTGATGAAAAGGAGCCAGAGGGACCTGGTCTTACTGGATCAACTAGCTGCCACGTGGGACCTTCGAGGACATGTTCTGGTTTCCCAGGAGACATAAATGCTGGTGACAGTGCGTGCTGCTGAAGCTGTGAAACGTGGGGAGGATGCTCAAAAGAGGAAGGCTTAGGTTGCTGCTGATGTCCAGTCTTCTCCTGAGACTCCTCTCTTGGAATCGGCAAAGAACCAGAAAAGTGCTGCTGCGATATGATATCTCGGAGAGGGGTTCCTTGCGAAgaagcagagctgccctggTACGTAGCTGCAGATGAAATACTGGCTTGGAAAGCCTCTCCTTTGGGAAGCCTCTTTCTTGGACTTTCCTCAGCCTTTTTTGTGCTCTTCTGGCTTTGTTCAGGATCCATGACCTTAAAAGGGTCTTTGAATGCTATTTCGGGAAGGTTTTGGCAGGCTTCATTTATGAATAATAAAGGTCTCTTCTGTAGATTCCCTGTTTTGCCTGCATTTGCTATGAAGCTGGAGCCACCAGGAGATGGTTGTTGATTTAAGATTTTACTAAAGTGTCACTAGTTGCTATTtgattcaaaaaaaaaaagtttcaaggTCAATAAAGTTCACATTGGTAACACATGACAAACTACTTCAAAGAGAGaaatttttccaaaacttttagtccaaatattttccttgtgaACTTGGTTAAGGCTTTAAACcttgccattttatttcagttgacAGTGGCAAGCCTTCAAAGTCAAGATGCAACCCACAATGTGTCTCTTGTTTGTTATGCAAACCTTTGAAAACTTGAGACTTTAGTGCTCATCTCataatgatctttttttcctgtgcaaggaaaataacactgaaTGGTGTATGTCCCCCTGTGTCTTCCTTCTGTTCCACTTCTGAGTTCAAAAGCCTTGGAAAAGTATTTCCCACATTTCTGTAATTacatccaaaagaaaacaaacaggaaaaaaaattacttcagcatTTGTATTTAAGTAATTAAACACTGCTACTTCCATAGAGGataacagtaaatattttg comes from the Falco rusticolus isolate bFalRus1 chromosome 3, bFalRus1.pri, whole genome shotgun sequence genome and includes:
- the HIVEP3 gene encoding transcription factor HIVEP3; translation: MDPEQSQKSTKKAEESPRKRLPKGEAFQASISSAATYQGSSASSQGTPLRDIISQQHFSGSLPIPREESQEKTGHQQQPKPSSFEHPPHVSQLQQHALSPAFMSPGKPEHVLEGPTWQLVDPVRPGPSGSFSSPGLHSHHGQLLPSHSPIIPGEDMPSVQKVYIPRPSQVSLKQAEEVHKKEKKPQKPGKYICQYCSRPCAKPSVLQKHIRSHTGERPYPCIPCGFSFKTKSNLYKHRKSHAHRIKAGLASGIGAEMYPSSLEMERIGGEDFEEPTEGESTDSEEETGAMSGHSVELSPRRKHTLLSSSLLSGGSQGSSHDRCSLSHSSMSQSLEDSSQFVEPSSDHALSHKSEDTHTIKQKLALRLSERKKVIDEQAFLSPGSKGSTESGYFSRSESAEQQISPPNTNAKSYAEIIFGKCGRIGQRTAALAANTTQGFPHLSTEEKPSMVPLSVPRTQVIEHITKLITINEAVVDTSEIDSVKPRRSSLSRRSSIESPKSGVYREPFQFDIKSGSSSQLDASKVLTSHGEKIKPEQSLLSLQQSHSATETVPLLRSHSMPSAACTISSPHTFRGSYSFDDHIMEPEVLSRSQAFSSHPRMLKRQPAIELPLGVEYISEEVSSTNKETVSKPPEEPETKESDLTKKSRKGPKVKGFMYECNICGARYKKRDNYEAHKKYYCSELQLSKPHSSTSHTSSETEKSVADPDTWPQIMHYKLGSSLELTPLRKRRKEKSLGDDEEPPAFELSDTPSSSAGPTTQFANPASSDVALNLTRESIKSPADTCKSTPSDISGSFHPRNTKPASSAEGKERRTTSKEISVIQHTSSFEKSDSIEQASSLEEDKPLSQYSSQLPPQQSRPPHSLQPKLVRQPNIQVPEILVTEEPDRPETELEPPPKEPEKTEEFQWPQRSQTLSQLPAEKLPPKKKRLRLAEMAQSSGESSFESVSLTRSPSQESSISHSSSHSVSFDREDHSKSESSSQPSESHPKPPGVGSHMLMVPSHHHHSREMRRSASEQTPNVSHPSQMSETRSKSFDYGSLSSTPASTPGPSASSAPQERRKCFLVRQASLSRHPEHEPDSTPAGRPETEDPVPSSSKSPSTSLPHQLTSSSPLPSHGTYPSEKSQPKDSPPPAYTQPYTEALQVFHHPVPQLTLHEKQFMSPQVSIFPYQHLLPQPGQSAELFAAHTMSDILSAQFTMPQIPPSIFQSPPLPLPQTLIHPGPLHIAPPLMSHPADMPFRQHPSFLPVHYPGSSPIPSAFFLPLQSQFALQLPGEAGGHLPQIKSSIFPAAGTSNLSPCTEYGSDSRLHPLTCTTSPSVSVSTSQLVVPTRSDPMVSLVVPVRIQTNMPSYGSAMYTTLSQILVTQSQCSSSSIVLPKFDDRQPKGTLVCSADVHGLGFDLAQMITEDQRSIFQSPYLRVPLPLPERKGYMPLTSPSDNVLGLEGGPSTVGGSKRMLSPAGSLELTMETQQQKRVKEEEVSEAEEKLEVVKPPSAIEEGKKQDKSHFLAESQGRVEVETPPSLSLEQPEPKEIPSTLQQAVSHSGSPSFEALEEYKQPAGKQFLSKASLQPVKKEDSKELVEQSPPNPASAAPLSEVTHSAMKSREGTDMKKVLQFPSLHTTTNVSWCYLNYIKPNHIQQVDRRSSVYASWCISLYNPNLPGISTKAALSLLRSKQKVSKETYTMATAPRPEAGRLVPSSSRKPKMTEVHLPSPLSNEGRKDITRAEKEEDKRGKLEEEALVTKRGEPVRIKIFEGGYKSNEEYVYVRGRGRGKYVCEECGIRCKKPSMLKKHIRTHTDVRPYVCKYCNFAFKTKGNLTKHMKSKAHSKKCQEMGVLVSSLVDLEAEEGTSEDLFQDSEGREGSEPIEEHQFSDLEESDDDDDNEDEEDEEEEESQDEPPLKLLEGKHTTLPMHSSGGSPPSQEEGTERALSLAQETVSSSQTVGDGQQASSSGLETKWSADSSDIAVCHSFLSLHRPALTSTEQLVSAERESVTRPQMTLVMDLSTSKDTSPRKRWSPSQDSGRGGGSSRPMLVRKHLLTKNETSPKRFSPTGELSSLRCLSPGRGLSPCQRVSPRREASPLRCVSPRLELSPSRHLSPRRELSPRTYLPPEGEVSPARHSSPSREMSSVRYLSLKQALSPGCSESSRYPSPRKEDLPGTSKLAADDKVQSSYQAQHGILSLMPLPHRFFGKNIELYESKLNIEPQSPTGSPGVMQPVCSRPLQAPHEIHVHAPNRGEENVFSHLPLHSQQLTRTPYPMIPIGGIQMVQARPSSHPSLVPSSVVSLQAGYFASGGSSFAEFSWGPRRDKGSQVPQELSSASVSPVAKVSKYTLSPELTSGGYLEEKTRTSELQQKTDQEEYRVKKFAESSHAEQAGCSASPASPSTSDEHSPKPLTSGEEPLKKTGKKQSGSSSTSFESSCTFISDLPSQPLDRSSSTGSLSEPSPSHSHSEPFSGRRRNLSGEPSRQGGTSRKSSPHLEHADLGQTQKKVDENTGST